In Desulfomonile tiedjei DSM 6799, a genomic segment contains:
- the cmk gene encoding (d)CMP kinase, which produces MSCSSKNLVIAIDGPAGVGKSTLARKLAERLSFFLLDTGALYRVMALDLLRKGISPEIPEIPEELLNDCDIRIEHENAQMRLFLRNEDVTALIREEHVGIAASKFSMRPEVRRALLWLQRRTAETGNIVAEGRDMGSVVFPWAQAKFFLTADLEVRAWRRFQELTDKGIKIEFQDVLEDMRARDFRDRTRSESPLVQAEDAISVDTTHMSADQVLDRIISIIREHTGLLGKA; this is translated from the coding sequence ATGAGCTGTTCTTCAAAAAACCTGGTGATTGCAATCGACGGACCGGCAGGAGTCGGCAAATCCACCTTGGCCAGGAAGTTGGCGGAGCGTTTGAGTTTCTTTCTTCTGGATACCGGTGCGCTTTACCGAGTAATGGCATTGGATCTCTTGCGCAAAGGGATTTCCCCTGAGATTCCGGAGATTCCGGAGGAGCTCCTGAATGATTGCGATATCAGGATCGAACACGAAAATGCCCAAATGCGGCTTTTCTTGCGAAACGAGGATGTGACTGCCCTCATTCGAGAGGAGCACGTCGGAATCGCTGCGTCAAAGTTTTCTATGAGGCCTGAAGTGCGCAGGGCGTTGCTTTGGCTCCAGCGACGCACCGCGGAAACGGGCAATATCGTGGCGGAAGGCCGTGACATGGGATCCGTGGTGTTCCCGTGGGCTCAGGCAAAATTTTTCTTGACCGCCGACCTGGAGGTACGTGCGTGGCGACGATTTCAGGAACTGACTGATAAAGGAATAAAAATCGAATTCCAGGACGTGCTTGAAGATATGCGCGCACGCGACTTCCGGGATCGGACTCGATCCGAATCTCCACTCGTCCAGGCGGAAGACGCAATTTCGGTGGACACGACCCATATGAGCGCAGATCAAGTCTTGGACCGGATTATATCGATTATTCGAGAGCACACGGGTCTTCTCGGAAAAGCGTGA
- a CDS encoding 30S ribosomal protein S1 produces the protein MENLETQTNNFITDEGEHEMAREEDFAELVESSFHKVQEGEVVTGIVVQVTSDYVMVDVGSKSEGQIPLEQFLDEKGELTVKVGDEVQVFLEDTEESSGQVKISKSKADKIRIWEEIAAVCETERTIVGRVVARVKGGLQVDIGVPAFLPGSQVDLRPVRNFEKYIGESFEFNVLKYNRKRGNIVLSRKPLLEKQKEERKNLILGTMEGSGLFVGTVKNITDYGAFIDLGGIDGLLHITDMSWGRINHPSDVLKVGDQIQVKVLKFDQDKERVSLGMKQIQPDPWENVEERYPKESEWTGKVVSITDYGVFVELEKGVEGLVHISEMTWTKKPRHPSKLVQVGDEVDVMVLNVDKEQKRISLGMKQLKPNPWDVIAERYPEGTKIEGKIRNVTDFGVFVGIDEGIDGLVHISDISWTQRIKHPGELYKKGQTVQAVVLNIDKENERFSLGIKQMQEDPWETIPDRYPPGAKVRGKVTSVTDFGVFLEIEEGIEGMIHVSELSKERVNSPSDFTKEGEELTAMVLKVNKKDKKIALSIKSLEKTGDYEQVKGYMHSQEVVASNLGDLLKENLGSNFGKE, from the coding sequence ATGGAAAACTTGGAAACCCAAACAAACAACTTTATCACTGACGAGGGCGAGCATGAAATGGCTCGCGAAGAAGATTTTGCCGAACTTGTGGAGAGTAGCTTTCACAAAGTCCAGGAAGGGGAAGTCGTAACTGGTATCGTAGTTCAGGTTACTTCGGATTACGTGATGGTCGATGTAGGATCGAAATCCGAAGGCCAAATCCCTTTAGAGCAGTTTTTGGATGAAAAAGGGGAGCTTACGGTCAAGGTTGGCGACGAAGTCCAGGTCTTTTTGGAGGATACCGAAGAATCCTCGGGCCAGGTGAAAATCTCGAAATCGAAAGCGGACAAGATCCGCATCTGGGAAGAAATTGCTGCAGTATGCGAAACAGAAAGGACCATTGTCGGCAGAGTAGTTGCCCGCGTTAAAGGTGGCCTGCAAGTTGATATCGGTGTGCCTGCTTTTCTCCCCGGTTCGCAAGTCGATTTGAGGCCTGTGAGAAATTTCGAGAAATACATTGGTGAGTCATTCGAGTTCAATGTTCTCAAGTACAATAGAAAACGCGGAAACATTGTGCTCTCGAGAAAACCTCTGCTCGAAAAACAAAAGGAGGAACGCAAAAACCTGATACTCGGAACTATGGAGGGTAGCGGGTTATTTGTCGGAACAGTAAAAAATATCACCGATTATGGTGCTTTTATAGATTTGGGTGGTATTGACGGGCTTCTCCATATCACGGATATGTCCTGGGGCAGGATAAATCATCCATCGGATGTGCTGAAAGTGGGCGATCAGATTCAGGTCAAGGTTCTCAAATTCGATCAGGACAAGGAACGCGTTTCCCTTGGCATGAAACAGATACAGCCCGATCCATGGGAGAACGTGGAAGAACGCTATCCGAAAGAATCCGAATGGACAGGCAAAGTCGTTAGTATCACCGATTACGGGGTATTCGTCGAACTCGAAAAAGGCGTCGAGGGCCTGGTACACATTTCTGAGATGACATGGACCAAAAAACCCAGACATCCCTCCAAACTCGTGCAAGTGGGAGACGAGGTGGATGTTATGGTCCTGAACGTCGATAAGGAACAAAAGAGAATCTCCCTCGGTATGAAACAGCTCAAGCCCAATCCTTGGGACGTCATTGCGGAAAGATATCCTGAAGGAACCAAGATCGAGGGCAAGATCCGGAACGTTACGGATTTTGGCGTTTTCGTGGGAATCGACGAAGGTATAGACGGCCTTGTTCACATATCCGACATCTCATGGACCCAGAGAATCAAACATCCCGGAGAGTTGTACAAAAAGGGCCAGACCGTTCAGGCGGTTGTCCTGAATATTGACAAGGAAAACGAGAGATTTTCTCTGGGCATTAAACAGATGCAGGAAGATCCCTGGGAAACCATTCCGGATCGTTATCCTCCTGGAGCAAAGGTTCGTGGAAAGGTTACATCCGTTACGGATTTCGGTGTTTTTCTTGAAATCGAGGAAGGCATTGAAGGCATGATCCACGTTTCCGAGCTTTCCAAAGAGAGGGTGAATTCGCCTTCCGATTTCACCAAGGAAGGTGAAGAATTGACCGCAATGGTCCTGAAAGTGAATAAGAAAGACAAAAAGATTGCACTGTCGATCAAGAGTCTCGAAAAAACAGGAGATTATGAGCAGGTGAAAGGCTATATGCACAGCCAGGAGGTTGTTGCGTCAAACCTGGGAGATTTGCTCAAAGAGAATTTGGGATCGAATTTCGGTAAAGAGTAG